A window from Thalassophryne amazonica chromosome 15, fThaAma1.1, whole genome shotgun sequence encodes these proteins:
- the fbxo10 gene encoding F-box only protein 10, whose translation MEVGSLPVELWRVILAYLPLPDLGRCCQVCRAWRELILSLDNTRWRQLCLGCPECRHPNWPSKPHLEPPSWREALKQHALATRTWTQNGPDLQSSTCLLFFRRRKDRRVWHVGSGCEFETLRGALAVVGPYDRVVLHPGVYEEQAEVTLKVPVELVGLGQLGEVSLLVCVEQQCPTARLCNLVFMPPWFSTVVYKTSWGHVQLDNCNFEGAQLQIRGPGTCQARFCAFSQGSSVHFLGVALSLLNSCDFSGSDTSSVTVEGPSVSERNWACKHLAALTRTFSSRGLSGSTGTLRCPQDFSDSGPQAPFANVKVEQVSTDCWQRRTKVETECHGTAIEDDWSDGEHSEGADGNHDGDSIKHFSSSDYKIPYDNHGLSHMLKPQLDGSLPPSSSDPPAVTPETLSFEQELERDPDAQMLAASTHGCIIRFCLFREGKGGVHLSNYGQARLEGNVFQELNYAVRCIQNSTIVMLQNEVSQCRASGVFLRLSAQGLIAENNIHSNGEAGLDIRKGANPIIVCNKIHSGVRSGVVVLGNGKGSIRSNQIYNNKEAGVYILFSGNPVVSGNHIFRGQAAGIAVNENGRGMITENVIRENQWGGVDIRRGGDPVLRNNYICHGFSDGVVVGERGRGLIEGNHVYCNKGCGVWVMSSSLPQLLRNFISHNCMYGLAVFCRKDTENIEAREGNWLGQEGIFEGGNGGEIREVEGEGRDGQQNLNEEGELFGWESDLDSEDEHHSARRSISVALIESNCISYNGAVGLYVKSSEPLNVFANLLNCNYGTGIAVLQSSQLIRLAANCVLENGRGGITVEKDCRVELRGNGIYKNNGHGIRFSGSGQIVENDVIGNGGYGIQVSGSADIRLLRNRVQPAGGCGIAVLGQVKGAIHDNVLFQGHPGNKKELLYMDPSNESCGLRNNSILKHKNSSVAASWVLENPPPRPQASSPSNHSSYNYPSRLGISMTTRISTTVESGCHSGSMFCSIL comes from the exons ATGGAGGTGGGTAGCCTCCCAGTGGAGTTATGGAGGGTTATCTTGGCTTACCTGCCTCTCCCTGATCTGGGCCGCTGCTGCCAGGTGTGCCGTGCCTGGCGGGAGCTCATCCTCTCTCTGGACAACACTCGCTGGAGGCAACTCTGCCTTGGCTGCCCAGAATGTCGACATCCCAACTGGCCCAGTAAACCCCATCTGGAGCCGCCGTCCTGGAGAGAAGCCCTGAAGCAGCACGCCTTAGCCACTCGCACCTGGACTCAGAATGGACCAGATCTCCAGTCTTCTACCTGCCTTCTCTTTTTCCGACGGCGAAAAGACCGCAGGGTTTGGCATGTAGGATCTGGGTGTGAGTTTGAGACCCTACGTGGAGCCCTTGCGGTGGTGGGTCCTTATGACCGTGTGGTTCTACATCCAGGGGTGTATGAGGAGCAAGCTGAAGTGACACTGAAGGTGCCGGTGGAGCTGGTGGGGCTGGGCCAGCTAGGCGAAGTGTCACTCCTGGTGTGTGTGGAGCAGCAATGCCCTACTGCCAGGTTGTGCAATCTGGTGTTTATGCCACCTTGGTTTTCCACCGTGGTCTATAAG ACATCATGGGGCCATGTCCAGCTTGACAACTGCAACTTTGAGGGGGCTCAACTCCAAATCCGTGGCCCGGGAACCTGCCAGGCTCGCTTTTGCGCCTTCTCACAGGGCAGCTCTGTCCACTTCCTGGGTGTTGCCCTCAGTTTGTTGAACAGCTGTGATTTCTCAGGGAGTGACACATCTTCTGTGACTGTTGAAGGCCCCTCGGTGTCAGAAAGGAACTGGGCTTGTAAACACTTGGCTGCTCTGACTAGAACATTCTCATCCCGTGGCTTGTCTGGGAGTACTGGTACTCTCAGGTGCCCTCAGGACTTTTCTGACAGCGGGCCCCAAGCCCCCTTTGCTAATGTTAAAGTGGAACAAGTGAGCACAGATTGCTGGCAGCGAAGGACTAAGGTAGAGACGGAGTGCCACGGCACAGCTATTGAAGATGACTGGAGTGACGGTGAGCACAGTGAAGGAGCAGATGGAAACCATGATGGCGATAGTATCAAACATTTCAGTTCTTCAGATTACAAAATCCCATATGACAATCATGGCCTGTCCCACATGTTGAAGCCCCAACTGGATGGTTCTCTCCCACCGTCCTCCTCTGATCCTCCAGCTGTGACCCCTGAAACTCTCTCCTTTGAGCAGGAACTAGAGAGAGACCCAGATGCTCAGATGTTGGCAGCATCCACACATGGCTGTATCATCAGGTTCTGCCTCTTCAGGGAGGGGAAGGGTGGCGTACATTTGTCTAATTATGGACAAGCTCGGCTGGAGGGCAATGTGTTCCAGGAGCTCAACTACGCTGTCCGGTGTATCCAGAACTCTACA ATAGTAATGCTGCAAAATGAGGTGAGTCAGTGCCGCGCATCAGGTGTGTTCCTTCGCCTGTCTGCTCAGGGCCTCATTGCAGAAAATAACATCCACTCCAATGGTGAGGCAGGGCTGGACATCCGAAAAGGGGCCAACCCCATCATTGTG TGTAACAAGATACATAGTGGTGTGCGttctggtgttgttgtccttggcAACGGAAAAGGTTCTATTCGGAGCAACCAGATCTATAACAATAAGGAAGCAGGAGTATATATACTCTTCAGCGGAAATCCTGTGGTCAG CGGTAATCATATCTTTCGTGGACAGGCAGCAGGAATCGCTGTAAATGAGAATGGCAGAGGAATGATAACAG AGAATGTCATCAGAGAAAATCAGTGGGGTGGAGTGGACATCCGCAGAGGAGGTGACCCAGTCCTGAGGAACAACTACATCTGCCACGGCTTCTCAGATGGTGTGGTCGTGGGTGAACGAGGCCGTGGACTTATTGAGGGAAACCACGTCTACT GTAACAAAGGCTGTGGCGTGTGGGTCATGTCCTCCAGTCTCCCACAGCTCCTGAGAAACTTCATCAGCCACAATTGCATGTACGGTCTGGCAGTGTTCTGCAGGAAAGACACAGAGAACATCGAAGCCAGAGAGGGGAACTGGCTCGGGCAAGAGGGGATCTTTGAAGGAGGAAATGGAGGGGAAATTAGGGAAGTAGAAGGAGAAGGAAGAGATGGCCAGCAGAACCTGAATGAAGAAGGGGAACTATTTGGATGGGAGAGCGATTTGGATAGTGAGGATGAACACCATTCTGCTCGGCGATCCATCAGTGTGGCTTTGATAGAAAGCAACTGCATAAGCTACAATggag CGGTTGGCCTGTACGTGAAGAGCAGCGAACCACTGAATGTTTTTGCTAACCTTTTAAACTGTAACTACGGCACCGGCATTGCTGTGCTCCAGAGCAGCCAGCTGATCCGACTGGCTGCAAATTGCGTTCTTGAAAATGGCCGAGGCGGCATTACAGTGGAGAAAGACTGCCGGGTGGAGCTCCGTGGTAACGGCATttacaaaaacaacggccacggcATTCGTTTCAGTGGCAGTGGGCAGATAGTCGAGAATGACGTGATAGGAAACGGAGGATATGGGATCCAGGTTTCTGGCAGTGCTGATATCAGG TTGCTACGCAACCGCGTCCAGCCAGCCGGGGGTTGCGGTATCGCCGTGCTTGGACAAGTAAAGGGAGCCATCCACGACAATGTGTTGTTCCAGGGACACCCTGGAAATAAAAAAGAACTATTATATATGGACCCTAGCAACGAGAGCTGCGGCTTACGCAACAACAGTATTTTAAAGCATAAAAATAG TTCAGTTGCTGCATCATGGGTCCTGGAAAATCCTCCACCTCGTCCACAGGCCAGCTCTCCGTCCAATCACTCCTCATACAATTACCCTTCCCGACTTGGAATATCCATGACTACAAGGATCAGCACCACTGTGGAAAGCGGCTGCCACAGTGGCAGCATGTTCTGCTCAATTCTATGA
- the polr1e gene encoding DNA-directed RNA polymerase I subunit RPA49 produces MAVSCSFVSCGEEKNNDQALIVRFSNGSVKNTDKLDFTTYKNTDEKNPRKKNRRLVVAESNRLCYVGNNFGNGSLKCNNLCKYYVGVLNKETMQMEVHRAELFNVLPVIPGETTESQKSEDTTQTYRDKVDSLIEVFGTNKQKRALSSRRLNQVGSDTLHQAVAKAASTVIDQKGVKALQQEVADMDSQGEHVLHLPPCNADTDLPENVYPFDDLLSPVEFEALEQAGSKMAALTPEELQTLRDNGRRLSVLKHLETLPSAGEAKEKIARCAYYLSLLLKLVQQRSITSKFGQEEGCPRIIQIKLLRTFTVETFNNGRIQNMVSASMRTKLAAYCLALLLHMGHMTADLTSLHRDLGITETRMLEVAKSMGLTISNPGRAKGDDPGVQDEHRRASLVLPLPKYEPFRERRKRKKMR; encoded by the exons atggCTGTGTCCTGCTCGTTTGTGTCGTGTGGGGAAGAAAAAAATAACGATCAAGCTTTAATTG TTCGGTTTTCAAATGGCAGCgttaaaaacacagacaaactGGATTTCACTACCTACAAGAACACAGATGAAAAGAATCCTCGAAAAAAGAACAGACGTTTAGTG GTTGCAGAATCAAACAGATTGTGTTATGTGGGAAATAATTTTGGAAATGGGTCCTTGAAGTGCAACAATCTCTGCAA GTATTATGTGGGCGTGTTGAACAAAGAGACAATGCAGATGGAGGTGCACAGAGCCGAGCTCTTCAACGTGCTGCCTGTTATACCAG GAGAGACGACTGAATCTCAAAAGTCCGAAGACACGACTCAGACGTACAGAGACAAG gttgattctCTGATTGAGGTGTTTGGCACCAACAAACAGAAGAGAGCGCTGAGCTCCCGCAGACTCAATCAGGTGGGCAGTGACACTCTGCATCAAGCAGTGGCTAAAGCTGCCAGCACTGTGATCGACCAGAAGGGTGTGAAAG CTTTGCAACAAGAAGTAGCTGACATGGATTCACAGGGAGAGCACGTGCTTCATCTCCCTCCCTGCAACGCAGACACAGACCTACCTGAGAATGTCTACCCGTTTGATGATC TTTTAAGTCCAGTAGAGTTTGAGGCTTTGGAGCAGGCTGGTTCCAAGATGGCAGCACTAACCCCTGAAGAGCTGCAGACACTGAGAGATAATGGCAG GCGTTTGTCCGTCTTGAAGCATCTGGAGACACTTCCAAGTGCAGGTGAAGCCAAAGAGAAAATTGCACGTTGTGCCTATTACTTGTCTCTGCTCCTCAAACTGGTGCAGCAGAGGAGCATCACCTCTAAGT TTGGGCAGGAGGAAGGTTGCCCTCGTATCATTCAGATCAAACTGCTCAGGACCTTCACTGTGGAGACGTTCAACAACGGCAG GATTCAAAACATGGTCTCAGCATCAATGCGTACCAAATTAGCAGCATACTGCTTGGCACTCCTTCTGCATATGGGTCACATGACTGCTGATCTCACGTCACTGCACCGTGATTTGGGAATTACTGAGACCAG GATGCTTGAAGTTGCAAAGTCAATGGGGCTGACCATCAGTAACCCAGGAAGAGCAAAGGGTGATGACCCAGGAGTGCAAGATGAACATAGACGGGCCTCGCTTGTTCTCCCTCTGCCCAAATATGAACCGTTCCGAGAGAGAAGAAAACGCAAGAAAATGCGCTAG
- the LOC117525604 gene encoding zinc finger and BTB domain-containing protein 5: MDFPGHFEQIFQQLNYQRVHGQLCDCVIVVGSRHFKAHRSVLAACSTHFRALFTVAEGDASMNMIQLDSEVVTAEAFAALVDMMYTSTLMLGESNVMDILLAASHLHLNNVVKACKHYLTTRTLPVSPSSDRPTHLHPQQDQSRHRQQQVAGNQSLAANANLAASAAPSKLQRSFLLQQLGLSLVSSALGGMEEEGVANIASSRGVEQRASFPIRRFHKRKASLALGLSEERPRQRQRPSAPSLGLLGEGVNRDQEEGALLSPDSHKLGDESKLDATLVALSQDDPQMPSQSDSGHCEERLQGGVGKEEDMEDGEHQNNRAGVKIKSGREEEEEIEEQEQKVVVKREPLSSPEPIDEISDVTSQAEASDPAEPGGQEEEEKVELSPESSDRSFISEPQPSSEALLQSGSQQLLSSSSMGAGAGAGGGFGCNNTLNGKPSFNISSFLSPNEFGSGGAGMVPGEDELPNTTTGDTVPHHFLLRQQGAGPSGSTPSSLLQSGPLNGEGRSGFEENLQGDSLFLRPLHDGLGSPRGTGGSGNGGRGGVDPFGLDFQRSGLGLHGMGRASRGLEGTAAAGLSYPGYRRIVPKMGSGMGMEGGLSGVLQNVASSSSSTLASPLLRNEPAGYEMNSGRPTSLPPQLTRASADVLSKCKKALSEHNVLVVEGARKYACKICCKTFLTLTDCKKHIRVHTGEKPYACLKCGKRFSQSSHLYKHSKTTCLRWQNSNMSTALL; this comes from the exons ATGGATTTCCCAGGCCACTTTGAGCAAATCTTCCAACAGCTAAACTATCAGCGTGTCCACGGGCAGTTGTGTGACTGTGTGATTGTGGTGGGTAGTCGGCACTTTAAGGCCCATCGCTCAGTATTGGCGGCCTGCAGCACCCACTTCAGAGCTCTGTTCACTGTTGCAGAGGGAGATGCTAGCATGAACATGATCCAGCTGGACAGTGAG GTAGTCACAGCTGAAGCGTTTGCTGCCCTGGTGGACATGATGTATACCTCAACGCTGATGCTGGGGGAGAGCAATGTTATGGATATCCTGCTTGCAGCCTCACATCTGCATCTCAACAATGTGGTTAAGGCCTGCAAACACTACCTAACCACACGTACACTGCCTGTGTCCCCCTCGTCTGACAGACCCACTCACCTCCACCCTCAGCAGGACCAGTCGAGGCACAGGCAGCAGCAAGTGGCAGGGAATCAGTCTCTAGCAGCAAATGCTAACCTAGCAGCTAGCGCTGCCCCGTCTAAGCTACAGCGGTCCTTCCTCCTGCAACAGTTGGGGCTTAGCTTAGTGAGCTCTGCATTAGGTGGAATGGAGGAAGAAGGTGTGGCCAACATAGCTAGCAGTAGAGGTGTTGAACAGAGAGCCTCCTTCCCCATCCGGCGCTTCCACAAGCGCAAGGCCTCCCTCGCTCTGGGCTTGTCAGAGGAGAGACCCAGACAGAGACAGCGCCCCTCTGCTCCTTCCTTGGGTTTATTGGGAGAAGGGGTGAACAGAGATCAAGAGGAAGGAGCGCTACTGTCCCCAGACTCCCACAAGCTGGGGGATGAATCCAAATTGGATGCTACCCTTGTAGCATTATCCCAGGATGATCCTCAAATGCCTAGTCAGTCTGACAGTGGACACTGTGAGGAGAGGCTGCAGGGAGGGGTGGGAAAGGAAGAGGACATGGAAGATGGGGAACACCAGAACAACAGAGCAGGAGTGAAGATAAAGTCaggaagagaggaggaggaggagatagaAGAACAGGAAcagaag GTGGTGGTTAAACGGGAGCCACTGAGCTCACCAGAGCCCATTGATGAAATCAGTGACGTGACCTCCCAGGCTGAAGCCAGTGACCCAGCTGAGCCTGGAGgtcaagaagaggaggagaaagtGGAGCTGAGCCCAGAGAGCAGTGACCGCAGCTTCATCTCTGAGCCCCAGCCCAGTTCGGAAGCTCTGCTCCAGTCTGGCTCCCAGCAGctcctcagcagcagcagcatgggGGCGGGAGCTGGAGCCGGAGGAGGTTTTGGGTGTAATAACACCCTGAATGGCAAACCCAGCTTTAATATTTCAAGCTTTCTCAGCCCAAATGAGTTTGGAAGCGGTGGTGCTGGGATGGTTCCGGGAGAAGATGAACTTCCCAACACAACAACTGGTGATACCGTCCCACATCACTTCTTACTGAGACAGCAAGGTGCTGGACCATCTGGCTCCACCCCCTCTTCACTTCTGCAGTCTGGACCACTGAATGGGGAGGGTCGAAGTGGTTTTGAAGAGAACCTGCAGGGAGATTCTCTCTTTCTGCGGCCCTTGCATGATGGGCTAGGGAGCCCCAGAGGAACTGGGGGAAGTGGTAATGGGGGACGTGGAGGAGTAGATCCCTTTGGTCTGGACTTTCAGCGCTCAGGTCTGGGGCTCCACGGCATGGGACGAGCTTCACGAGGGCTAGAAGGAACTGCCGCTGCTGGTTTGAGCTATCCAGGCTACCGACGTATTGTTCCAAAAATGGGCTCTGGTATGGGAATGGAGGGAGGACTTAGCGGTGTTCTCCAGAATGTTGCCTCCTCATCCTCTTCGACCTTGGCGAGTCCGCTTCTTCGCAACGAACCTGCTGGTTATGAGATGAACAGTGGCAGGCCCACCTCCCTCCCCCCTCAACTGACCCGAGCTTCGGCAGATGTGCTGTCTAAGTGCAAGAAAGCTCTGTCCGAGCACAACGTTCTGGTGGTTGAAGGAGCTCGAAAATACGCCTGCAAGATATGCTGCAAAACCTTTCTTACCCTCACTGACTGCAAGAAACACATCCGTgtccacacaggagagaaaccttACGCCTGTCTCAAGTGTGGGAAGCGGTTCAGCCAGTCCTCTCACTTGTACAAACATTCCAAGACAACCTGCCTTCGCTGGCAGAACAGTAACATGTCCACTGCTCTGCTGTGA